The Paenibacillus mucilaginosus 3016 genome includes the window TGGTGGATGGAATGGAAGCGCTGGGCTTCCTTCCCCTGCTGCCGGAGGCGCTGCGGTCGCCGTTCATTACCACATTCCGTTACCCGGCATCGGATGGGTTTGATTTTGACGAGTGGTATCTGCGGCTGAAGGCAGCCGGCTTTGTAATCTATCCGGGGAAGCTGTCCTCGGCGGACACGTTCCGCATCGGAACGATCGGCGAGGTGTACCCGGAGGATATGAGGCGGCTGACGGAGGCGGTGAAGAGGAGCCGGTTCTGGCTGGAGGCAGGGGCTTCGGAGGAAGATGTGCCGGAGCATTCACCCGTACGGTAACGATACCGGCCGATCCTGTCCTACAACTATAAAGGAGACAGCCCATGAATATCTTATGCCTTGGAGGCGCGGGACGGATCTGCCGCGAAGCGGTGCTGGATCTCGTAGAGCACTCCTCGTTCTCACGGATTACGGTTGCCGATTACAATGAAGAGGAAGGCCGGAAGGTGGCCGCCTCCATGAACGATCCGCGGGTCGACTTTGTTCGCGTGAATGTGCACGATCATGAGGCGACCGTGGACCTGATGCGCGGCTTCGATATCGTGATGGACGGGACGACGATCACACTGAACGGGCTGACGACGGCCTGCATCGCCGAAGCCGGCTGCCACGGCATCAACCTGAACGGCTTCGGCGAAGAAGATCCCTTCCATGAACGGTTCGTCCGCAGCGGACGAGTCTGCGTGCCGGGCTTCGGCATGACGCCGGGCGTTACACAGATGATGGCCATGCATGCGGCCGCCGGTATGGAGCGGGTCGACGAGGTTCGCGTCTCGCACGGCTCGTTCCGTCCGATCGCCTTCTCCCGCTCAATTACGGAGACGACAACGTATGAATATGATCCACAGCTGCCCGGCCGCGTCGTATATGAGGACGGCGAGTTCATCCAGGTGCCCCCGTTCGCCCGGCCGCGGGAGATCGAGCTGCCGGCCCCTTACGGGCCGACCGTGCAGTACATCATCCCGCATGCGGAGACGAGGACGCTGGCCAAGGCTCTGGCACCGAAGGGCGTCCGCATGATCGAGGTGCGCGGCACCTGGCCGCAGATGAACATGCGGCTAGTGAGGGCCCTGTACGAGTACGGCTTCCTGCGCAATGACAAGATCCGGGTGAACGGGGCGGAGGTTGGCATTCTTGACTGCATCGGGGAATATTTGTACCATGCCCCAGAAGGCCGGGAAACCGAATTGTACGGCTATGCCCTTCATGTCGAGGTCACCGGGATGGAACAGGGTAGAGCCGTATGCCGCACGCTGACGCACACGCATCCCGCCTCCGACGGCTCCGTACCGGGCTGGGAGGGCCTGCGTGCCTATACGCGCAGTGTGGGCATCCCTATGGCGGTGGCTGCGGAGCTGATCGCCCAAGGCCGTCTACTGGAGCCGGCCCGCAGCGGAATCCTGACGCCGGAGGAGGCGTTCGATCCGGGGACCGTCTTCGGCGCGCTGGAGAAGAGGGACATCCGCGTGCATGAACGCGTAGAAGCGGTGCCGGGAACCGGAATGGCCGGCTGAGGGGAAGGCGCGGCAGGGAGCCCCATAGTTTGCACGGCAGCATCTATACCCAATTTTTTACACAGTCTTCATAATGGATACGTTACAATGATAGATAATCATGTCTTACGGGGCACTACAGAAGCGGAGGGCAAGGACCGATGTCGCTCGTCGGAGAGGAACGCAAGCAAATCATAATGAATCTGCTGCTCGGTCAGGGCAAGGTGCGCACCCCGGAACTGGTGGAGAAGCTCGAGGTCTCCTCCGAGACGGTGCGGCGCTATCTCGAAGAGCTCGAGAGCGAGAACAAGCTGAGGCGCGTCTACGGGGGGGCCGTCCGGGTGGACCACGGCCGGGAAGAGCCGGCGATCTATAAGCGCGAGGTGCTCCGCCTCCACGAGAAGAAGCGGATCGGCTTCGCGGCGGCCCAGTGCGTGCAGGACAAGGAAGTCATCGTACTTGATGACGGGACGACGACGATGCAGATGGTGGAGTTTCTCCTCGTGAAAAAGGGGCTCACCGTGCTGACCTCGTCCATTCCGGCCATGACGATGCTTGTCGAGCATAAGAGCAAGGGCCTGTTCGACGGCGATGTGATCTTCATCGGCGGACGGGTCAATGCGACGCACTACCGGACGTCCGGCGCGCTGGCCCAGCTCTTCATGGAGTCGATCCATGTGGACAAGGCCTTTCTCGTGGCTGACGGGCTGCAGGCCGACCGGGGCGTCACCAGCTACGACGACGAGCGGGGCATGCTCTCCCGCACGTTCCTGAAGCAGTCGGGCCAGAGCATCGTGCTGGCCGATCATTCGAAGCTGGGCACAAGCCAGCTGTACCGGATCGCGGGGCTGGAGGAGATCGATATGATTGTCTGCGATGTGCCTCCGCCGGCGGAATGGCAGGGGAAGCTGGATCAGTTCGATGTGCACTGGATCGAGGCGCCGCCGCTGGATTGAAGGGTGGTGGACGGCATAAGAGAGGGCGCGTTAGGGCATCGTATGGGATAGAACACTAGCTTTTTCTATTCCAGGGAGGCATGCGACATGCTGCTGCGATTTGCCGTCAAGCTTCTGATGAACAGTGCGGTACTCATACCGCTGTTATACCTGCTGACCGAAGGCGCGGCTTCACCGGGCCAGCTTGTCACCGCCGCGGGCCTGCTGACCGTTATCGCTTTTGTGATCGGCGACCAGTGGATCCTGAGGGAGAGCAATAACGGGCTCGCCACAATTGCCGATATGGGTCTCGGCGGACTGTATTTTTGGGGGGTATCCCGGTACTACGACTGGAATTTGTCCATGAGCGATCTGCTCATTCTGGCCGGGATGCTCGGCGTGGTGGAGTTCATGTATCATGTCATTCTGCAGAAGTGGGACAAGCGGAAGAACGCCTTCTCCTACGACGAGATCGAATAGTGCTGCCTGGCGCCAAGCGGCCCGGGCCTGAGCGCTGTCCTAAAGCGGACAGTGCTTTTTATTTTGACCCGCCAAGCAAATATACGTCAATCCGTCGGCTTGGATCTGCCCTAGACCGATATGCGAACCGTCCCCAAAGGACGGCGAAGCCGTTTAACTTGCGTCCTGCCCCTTCCGGCATCGGGTCTGTTTTCCTGCCATTTTTAACTCGAACCGGCGGCGTGTTTCTCCTCTAATCTTTTTGTCGATATCTGCCGAAATAAAAATTATGAAATCGGATATCAAGCGAGTTGGAGGGTGCATATAGTTATGGACAAGTCGTCTTATCTTGGCGTTGCATTAGGACTTATTGCAGTATTGGTCGGTATGGTTCTGAAAGGAGCCTCCATCGGCGCACTTCTTAACCCGGCAGCCTTCATGATCATCCTGGTGGGTACCGCCGCGGCTGTTATTATCGCGTTTCCCATGAACGATCTGAAGAAATTTCCTAAGCTGCTCGGCATTCTCTTCAAGGAACAAGTGCTTCCGGACAAAAAAGAGCTGATGGACATGTTCATCGAGTGGGTATCGATTACCCGCCGTGAAGGCCTGCTTGCTCTCGAAAGCAAGGTGGATGCCATCGAAGAGCCGTTCCTGAGAAACGGCATGCGGATGATCATTGACGGAAACGATCAGGACTTCGTCCGCGACGTGCTTCTTGAAGAGATCTCGGCGGCGGAAGAGCGTCACCGGACCGGCGCACTGATCTTCACCCAAGCCGGTACCTATGCGCCGACCCTCGGGGTGCTCGGGGCCGTTATCGGTCTCGTTGCGGCACTCGGTAACCTGAGCGAAGTAGACAAGCTCGGACACCTGATCTCTGCAGCTTTTATCGCAACAATGCTCGGGATTTTCTTCGGCTACGTTATCTTCCACCCGATGTCCAACAAGCTGAAGCAGAAGGCGAAGAAGGAAGCGGAAGTGAAAATGATGATGGTGGAGGGTCTGCTCTCCATCCAGTCCGGGATCTCGGCGATTGCCGTAAAGCAGAAGCTGACGGTCTTCATCTCGCCGTCCCAGCGTGACGCCGAGGACGGTGAAAAGGGAGGAGCCGGCGGTGAGTAAGCACCATAAGAAGCATCACCATGAGGAGCATGTGGATGAGTCCTGGCTCATTCCCTATGCCGACCTGCTGACCCTGCTGCTTGCCCTGTTCATCATCTTGTTTGCCTCGAGCCAGACGGACTCCAAGAAGTATAACGCCATCATGCAGTCGCTCAATGCGGCGTTCACCAGCGGTACCGGATTCTTCGAGATGTCCAACGTCGTGCCGATGACCGACCCGAATCCGGGCGCGAAAAAGAATGACGGCGCGGACGGACAGCAGCAGAACCCGGAGACGCCTCAGACGCCTGCCGAGCAGAAGACCGAGGAAGAGAAGCAGAAGGCGCTGGAGGTGGCGTTCCAGGAAGAGAAGCGCCAGCTCGAGGAACTGAAGCAGAAGCTTGATGATTATATCCAGAACAACAACCTGTCGACCCAGCTGGAGACGAAGCTGACGAACGACATGCTCATGATTACGATCCGCGATAATGCGCTCTTCGCATCCGGCTCGGCCACAGTGAAGCCGGAGGCCCAGGCGCTGGCCGTCTCGATGTCGAACATGCTGGCCCAGTATCCCGGCTACAACATCGAAGTGGCGGGCCACACGGACAATGTGCCGATCTCCCGCCGCGATTTTGAGAGCAACTGGGATCTCAGCGGCGTGCGCGCCATGAATTTCATGAAGATTCTGCTCCGCAACACGGCCCTGTCCCCGGAGAAGTTTCGCACGATCGGCTACGGGGAGTTCCAGCCGGTGGATACGAACGATACGCCGGAAGGCCGGGCGAAGAACCGCCGCGTGGAAGTCAGCATCATCCGCAACCTGAAGCCTGCCCAGTCGGCTCAGGTTCAGTAAGCGCGGGTAATCAGGCAAGTGATCAGTGAATCGATTTGAAAACGGCACTGTCCCTCTGGAAGAGGAGGCGGTGCCGTTTTTTTATGATAATGGAAAGATAAGTTGAATCCCCTCGGCCATCAGAGACAGGAGCTGCTCGCCGAAGGGGGTCCGGTTGTACAGGCCGGTCAGCGGGTCAGCGGGTGCTTTTGAGAAGAAGGTTCTCCCGGTCCGCTTCCCAGCCGAGCGCCGCTTCCTTTATCGGTAAATAACGGCATCGGTGATACCGCTCAATCGGCTTGCGCAAAAAATAGATCTCCATTACAATGAAGACAATATTACATTTAAACGTTTAAACTAATGGAGGTTGCCATCATGATCCGTTTCAATGTACTGCGCAGCAGCGTTCCGTCCGGTGAAGCCAAACCGCCGGGGCTCGCCGGAGGGGCCTGGGGGCCGGAGCGTCTCGAACAGATCCGGCGGGACCCCATGCTGGCGGGCCTGCTGGACGAAATCCGTGCAGAGGCCGGGCGTGCTGCTTTGGAACCTTTGCCCCGGCTGCCGTTTCATCTCTTCATCCAATTTGCGGATGAGGGAAGCCGGCTGGGATTTGAGGGGCCGTATTTTGCCCGGCGGGGACGGCTGCTGGCGCTGGCTATGGCCACCCTGGTGGACGAAACGGATGCCTACCTTCCTGCCCTGAATGACCTGCTGTGGGAGCTGTGCTCCGAATATTCCTGGGCCCTGCCGGCGCATCTGCCACCGAGCTTCGATGCGGTACCGGGAGCAAGGGTAAGGCCGGAGGC containing:
- the motA gene encoding flagellar motor stator protein MotA, which codes for MDKSSYLGVALGLIAVLVGMVLKGASIGALLNPAAFMIILVGTAAAVIIAFPMNDLKKFPKLLGILFKEQVLPDKKELMDMFIEWVSITRREGLLALESKVDAIEEPFLRNGMRMIIDGNDQDFVRDVLLEEISAAEERHRTGALIFTQAGTYAPTLGVLGAVIGLVAALGNLSEVDKLGHLISAAFIATMLGIFFGYVIFHPMSNKLKQKAKKEAEVKMMMVEGLLSIQSGISAIAVKQKLTVFISPSQRDAEDGEKGGAGGE
- a CDS encoding DeoR/GlpR family DNA-binding transcription regulator encodes the protein MSLVGEERKQIIMNLLLGQGKVRTPELVEKLEVSSETVRRYLEELESENKLRRVYGGAVRVDHGREEPAIYKREVLRLHEKKRIGFAAAQCVQDKEVIVLDDGTTTMQMVEFLLVKKGLTVLTSSIPAMTMLVEHKSKGLFDGDVIFIGGRVNATHYRTSGALAQLFMESIHVDKAFLVADGLQADRGVTSYDDERGMLSRTFLKQSGQSIVLADHSKLGTSQLYRIAGLEEIDMIVCDVPPPAEWQGKLDQFDVHWIEAPPLD
- a CDS encoding DUF2512 family protein, which encodes MLLRFAVKLLMNSAVLIPLLYLLTEGAASPGQLVTAAGLLTVIAFVIGDQWILRESNNGLATIADMGLGGLYFWGVSRYYDWNLSMSDLLILAGMLGVVEFMYHVILQKWDKRKNAFSYDEIE
- the motB gene encoding flagellar motor protein MotB yields the protein MSKHHKKHHHEEHVDESWLIPYADLLTLLLALFIILFASSQTDSKKYNAIMQSLNAAFTSGTGFFEMSNVVPMTDPNPGAKKNDGADGQQQNPETPQTPAEQKTEEEKQKALEVAFQEEKRQLEELKQKLDDYIQNNNLSTQLETKLTNDMLMITIRDNALFASGSATVKPEAQALAVSMSNMLAQYPGYNIEVAGHTDNVPISRRDFESNWDLSGVRAMNFMKILLRNTALSPEKFRTIGYGEFQPVDTNDTPEGRAKNRRVEVSIIRNLKPAQSAQVQ
- a CDS encoding saccharopine dehydrogenase family protein is translated as MNILCLGGAGRICREAVLDLVEHSSFSRITVADYNEEEGRKVAASMNDPRVDFVRVNVHDHEATVDLMRGFDIVMDGTTITLNGLTTACIAEAGCHGINLNGFGEEDPFHERFVRSGRVCVPGFGMTPGVTQMMAMHAAAGMERVDEVRVSHGSFRPIAFSRSITETTTYEYDPQLPGRVVYEDGEFIQVPPFARPREIELPAPYGPTVQYIIPHAETRTLAKALAPKGVRMIEVRGTWPQMNMRLVRALYEYGFLRNDKIRVNGAEVGILDCIGEYLYHAPEGRETELYGYALHVEVTGMEQGRAVCRTLTHTHPASDGSVPGWEGLRAYTRSVGIPMAVAAELIAQGRLLEPARSGILTPEEAFDPGTVFGALEKRDIRVHERVEAVPGTGMAG